One Gossypium raimondii isolate GPD5lz chromosome 3, ASM2569854v1, whole genome shotgun sequence genomic window carries:
- the LOC105794804 gene encoding GSH-induced LITAF domain protein — translation MSKTEQPVLGVPYYAGPRMDGYQQGRIPANAIYGDPKGIPIQQTMYRDTPAPFNCPYCGNSGLTLVRSKPSLAAVVGCMMPFMLGICFLCPSMDCLWHKYHYCPNCNEKIADFEKSDPCLVVDLPQWMQKSFALPA, via the exons ATGTCGAAGACGGAGCAGCCGGTGCTGGGAGTCCCATACTATGCAGGGCCGCGGATGGATGGATACCAACAGGGGAGGATACCAGCCAACGCCATATACGGCGATCCAAAGGGAATTCCGATTCAGCAAACCATGTATCGGGATACTCCCGCTCCTTTCAATTGCCCTTACTGTGGTAATTCCGGTCTCACCCTCGTCAG ATCTAAGCCTAGTTTGGCAGCAGTGGTTGGATGCATGATGCCCTTTATGCTTGGAATCTGCTTCCTTTGCCCTTCCATGGACTGTCTTTGGCATAAATATCATTATTGCCCAAACTGCAATGAGAAG ATTGCTGATTTTGAGAAATCAGATCCTTGTCTGGTGGTGGATTTGCCCCAATGGATGCAGAAGAGTTTTGCTTTGCCTGCATGA